A stretch of the Nerophis ophidion isolate RoL-2023_Sa linkage group LG27, RoL_Noph_v1.0, whole genome shotgun sequence genome encodes the following:
- the adamts1 gene encoding A disintegrin and metalloproteinase with thrombospondin motifs 1: protein MMWLCCVSVALMAALCVGAWEESTVLPVRLDAADETRLYRLDVFDQEFTLQLEPDHTFLAPGFVFHVVGSPESQPSPAPEIHRDDSECFFSGTVNGDQHSAAALNLCQGLRGGFYLDGQEFFIQPLDETEKVHVVRRRGRAVPAGEESAKCGVNEDEARVPKNLQTEPGHSEQTDHHRTRRFVSTPRYLEIMLVADQSMAEFHGAGLKAYLLTIMAVASRLYRHPSIHNSISLAVVKVLVVYEEERGPQVSSNAAMTLRNFCQWQRQHNPPSDRHPEHYDTAMLFTRTDLCGAHSCDTLGMADVGTVCDPDRSCSIIEDDGLQAAFTVAHELGHVFNMPHDDAQLCSGVNGPHWGSHMMASTLANLDQQQPWSPCSALMVTTFLDNGHGQCLLDKPAKPQALPQPLPGTVYDADHQCRLTFGDDSQHCPDLSTTCAALWCTVTTSNGLLVCQTKNSPWADGTPCGHDSYCLAGQCLTKSQAVKHQIPVNGGWGAWGPWGDCARTCGGGVQYSFRSCDNPLPKNGGKYCEGKRIQYRSCNTEICPDTNGLSYREEQCLAHNDMSAQVSLGSGEGVEWVPKYAGVSPKDRCKLVCRAKGTGYFFILKSKVGDGTPCSPDSTSVCVQGQCVKAGCDRVIGSNQRYDKCGKCGGDGATCKKVSGSLERARPGYQDVVTIPAGATHLDVKQRSPGNGRHDNSYLAVRRQDGTYLLNGDYKLMTMESDITLQGALLRYSGSSASLERLRSFSPLPEPLTIQVLSVGDAPRPRVKYSYFAPRPDSAASPNNNAGRRHSINAIRELGVAEWTLMEWGPCSRTCGGGTQQREVVCLDPQGRPSKDCPEELRPLASRACSSQPCPAWLLGEWSTCSKTCGRGFRKRQLRCIGQDGRTLTHDSCDSKDRPRPLLELCYQSAC from the exons ATGATGTGGCTCTGCTGTGTTTCTGTTGCTTTGATGGCCGCGCTGTGCGTCGGCGCTTGGGAAGAAAGCACCGTGCTTCCAGTCCGGTTAGACGCCGCCGATGAGACGCGGCTGTACCGGCTGGACGTATTCGACCAAGAGTTCACCTTGCAGCTGGAGCCCGATCACACCTTCCTGGCCCCGGGGTTCGTCTTCCACGTTGTGGGGAGTCCCGAGTCCCAGCCCAGCCCGGCGCCGGAGATCCACCGGGACGACTCGGAGTGTTTCTTCTCGGGCACCGTGAACGGGGACCAGCACTCCGCCGCCGCCCTCAACCTGTGCCAGGGACTCCGGGGTGGATTTTACTTGGACGGGCAGGAGTTCTTCATCCAGCCGCTGGACGAGACCGAGAAGGTGCACGTCGTCCGCCGCAGGGGGAGAGCCGTCCCGGCGGGAGAGGAGAGCGCCAAGTGTGGGGTCAACGAGGACGAGGCCAGGGTGCCGAAGAATCTGCAGACGGAGCCCGGACACTCGGAGCAGACCG ACCACCACAGAACCAGGCGTTTTGTTTCCACTCCTCGCTACCTGGAGATCATGTTGGTGGCCGACCAGTCCATGGCCGAGTTCCACGGCGCCGGCCTCAAAGCCTACCTCCTCACCATCATGGCCGTGGCCTCCCGCCTCTACCGCCACCCCAGCATCCATAACTCCATCAGCCTGGCGGTGGTGAAGGTGCTGGTGGTCTACGAGGAGGAGCGAGGCCCTCAGGTGTCGTCCAACGCCGCCATGACCTTACGCAACTTCTGCCAGTGGCAGCGGCAGCACAACCCCCCGAGTGACCGCCACCCGGAGCACTATGACACCGCCATGCTCTTCACGAGGACG GATTTGTGCGGCGCTCATTCCTGCGACACTCTGGGAATGGCAGATGTCGGCACCGTGTGCGACCCGGACAGAAGCTGCTCCATCATTGAAGACGACGGACTGCAGGCTGCGTTTACAGTAGCACACGAGCTAG GTCACGTCTTCAACATGCCTCATGACGACGCCCAGCTGTGCTCCGGCGTTAACGGCCCCCACTGGGGCTCCCACATGATGGCCTCCACCCTGGCCAATCTCGACCAGCAGCAACCGTGGTCCCCCTGTTCCGCCCTCATGGTCACCACCTTCCTGGATAACGGCCACGGTCAATGCCTGCTCGATAAGCCCGCCAAGCCTCAAGCGCTCCCCCAGCCTCTTCCGGGGACGGTCTACGACGCGGACCACCAGTGTCGCCTGACCTTTGGTGACGACTCCCAACACTGTCCCGACCTGAGCACCACCTGCGCAGCCCTGTGGTGCACAGTGACAACTTCCAACGGTTTGCTGGTTTGCCAAACCAAGAACTCCCCGTGGGCGGACGGGACACCGTGTGGACACGATAGCTACTGTCTGGCCGGACAGTGTCTCACAAAGAGCCAGGCCGTCAAACATCAG ATTCCTGTCAACGGTGGCTGGGGAGCGTGGGGTCCTTGGGGTGACTGCGCTCGAACCTGCGGCGGAGGAGTGCAATACTCTTTCCGGTCCTGCGACAACCCTTTGCCTAAGAATGGAGGCAAATACTGTGAAGGCAAGAGGATCCAGTACCGCTCCTGTAACACTGAAATCTGCCCCGACACCAATG GTCTGTCCTACCGGGAGGAACAGTGCCTGGCTCACAACGACATGTCCGCCCAAGTGTCCCTGGGTTCGGGAGAGGGTGTTGAATGGGTGCCCAAATACGCCGGAGTTTCGCCCAAAGACCGTTGCAAGCTAGTGTGTCGGGCAAAGGGGACGGGATACTTCTTCATCCTTAAATCTAAG GTGGGGGACGGAACACCCTGCAGCCCCGATTCCACCTCAGTTTGCGTTCAAGGCCAGTGTGTGAAGGCGGGATGTGATCGCGTCATCGGCTCCAACCAGCGCTACGACAAGTGCGGCAAGTGCGGCGGGGACGGAGCCACCTGCAAGAAAGTGTCGGGATCACTAGAGCGGGCCAG GCCCGGGTACCAAGACGTGGTGACGATACCTGCGGGCGCCACCCACCTGGACGTCAAGCAGCGTTCCCCGGGCAACGGCCGCCATGACAACAGTTACCTGGCAGTGCGCCGACAGGACGGCACCTACCTGTTGAACGGCGATTATAAGCTAATGACCATGGAGTCGGACATCACCCTGCAGGGGGCGCTCTTGCGCTACAGCGGTTCCTCCGCCAGCCTGGAGCGACTCCGCAGCTTTTCCCCCCTGCCTGAGCCTCTCACCATCCAGGTTCTGTCGGTGGGGGACGCCCCCAGGCCCAGGGTGAAGTATAGTTACTTTGCCCCGAGACCCGACAGTGCCGCCTCCCCCAACAACAACGCCGGCCGTCGGCATTCCATCAACGCCATCCGAGAGCTGGGGGTGGCCGAGTGGACCCTGATGGAGTGGGGTCCCTGCTCCCGGACCTGCGGGGGAGGCACGCAGCAGAGAGAGGTGGTGTGTCTGGACCCCCAGGGCCGCCCGTCCAAAGACTGCCCGGAGGAGCTGCGACCTTTGGCGTCGCGCGCCTGCTCCTCTCAGCCCTGCCCCGCCTGGCTTCTCGGGGAGTGGTCTACGTGCTCCAAGACCTGCGGAAGGGGGTTCCGCAAACGTCAACTCCGCTGCATCGGCCAAGACGGCCGCACGCTGACCCACGACAGCTGCGACTCCAAAGATCGGCCGCGGCCCCTGCTGGAACTGTGCTACCAGAGTGCCTGCTAA